One Onychostoma macrolepis isolate SWU-2019 chromosome 10, ASM1243209v1, whole genome shotgun sequence genomic region harbors:
- the ucp3 gene encoding mitochondrial uncoupling protein 3 isoform X2, which yields MVGIKPTDLQPTAAVKFFGAGTAACFADLITFPLDTAKVRLQIQGESTAASGSAVVKYRGVFGTIATMVRTEGARSLYNGLVAGLQRQMSFASVRIGLYDSMKQFYTRGSENANIVTRLMAGCTTGAMAVAFAQPTDVVKVRFQAQVRQSDGLKRYNGTMDAYRTIARDEGVRGLWKGCMPNITRNAIVNCAELVTYDIIKELILKHDLMTDNLPCHFTAAFGAGFCTTIVASPVDVVKTRFMNSTAGQYSSALNCALAMLTKEGPTAFYKGFVPSFLRLGSWNIVMFVSYEQIKRGLTRTQSSWESPF from the exons ATGGTTGGAATCAAACCTACCGACCTGCAACCAACTGCTGCTGTCAAGTTTTTTGGAGCTGGTACGGCAGCATGTTTTGCTGATTTGATCACTTTCCCACTGGACACAGCAAAAGTGAGACTTCAG ATCCAGGGAGAGTCTACAGCTGCCTCAGGATCAGCTGTGGTGAAATATCGTGGAGTATTTGGCACCATCGCCACTATGGTGCGTACAGAGGGCGCAAGGAGTCTGTACAATGGCCTGGTGGCAGGACTGCAACGACAAATGAGCTTCGCATCTGTTCGCATCGGTCTTTATGACTCAATGAAGCAATTCTACACCAGAGGATCTGAGA ATGCAAATATTGTTACTCGCCTGATGGCTGGCTGCACCACTGGGGCCATGGCTGTCGCATTTGCACAGCCCACAGATGTCGTAAAAGTGCGTTTCCAGGCTCAGGTGCGTCAGTCTGACGGATTAAAGAGATACAACGGCACAATGGATGCATATCGGACTATTGCACGTGATGAGGGTGTTCGGGGGCTTTGGAAGG GCTGCATGCCAAACATCACAAGGAACGCGATtgtaaactgtgcagagctggtCACTTACGACATTATCAAGGAACTCATATTAAAACATGACCTCATGACAG ATAACCTACCCTGCCACTTTACTGCTGCATTCGGAGCTGGTTTCTGCACCACGATTGTGGCATCTCCAGTAGACGTAGTAAAGACCCGCTTCATGAACTCAACTGCAGGCCAGTACAGCAGTGCACTAAACTGTGCCCTCGCTATGCTGACCAAAGAGGGACCAACAGCTTTCTATAAggg CTTTGTGCCCTCCTTCCTGCGCTTGGGATCCTGGAACATTGTGATGTTTGTTTCCTACGAGCAAATCAAGAGAGGTCTGACTAGAACGCAGAGCTCATGGGAGTCACCTTTCTGA
- the ucp3 gene encoding mitochondrial uncoupling protein 3 isoform X1 has translation MVGIKPTDLQPTAAVKFFGAGTAACFADLITFPLDTAKVRLQIQGESTAASGSAVVKYRGVFGTIATMVRTEGARSLYNGLVAGLQRQMSFASVRIGLYDSMKQFYTRGSENANIVTRLMAGCTTGAMAVAFAQPTDVVKVRFQAQVRQSDGLKRYNGTMDAYRTIARDEGVRGLWKGCMPNITRNAIVNCAELVTYDIIKELILKHDLMTGMKPTNPMFLLWLFVCSCCLTHMPSLDNLPCHFTAAFGAGFCTTIVASPVDVVKTRFMNSTAGQYSSALNCALAMLTKEGPTAFYKGFVPSFLRLGSWNIVMFVSYEQIKRGLTRTQSSWESPF, from the exons ATGGTTGGAATCAAACCTACCGACCTGCAACCAACTGCTGCTGTCAAGTTTTTTGGAGCTGGTACGGCAGCATGTTTTGCTGATTTGATCACTTTCCCACTGGACACAGCAAAAGTGAGACTTCAG ATCCAGGGAGAGTCTACAGCTGCCTCAGGATCAGCTGTGGTGAAATATCGTGGAGTATTTGGCACCATCGCCACTATGGTGCGTACAGAGGGCGCAAGGAGTCTGTACAATGGCCTGGTGGCAGGACTGCAACGACAAATGAGCTTCGCATCTGTTCGCATCGGTCTTTATGACTCAATGAAGCAATTCTACACCAGAGGATCTGAGA ATGCAAATATTGTTACTCGCCTGATGGCTGGCTGCACCACTGGGGCCATGGCTGTCGCATTTGCACAGCCCACAGATGTCGTAAAAGTGCGTTTCCAGGCTCAGGTGCGTCAGTCTGACGGATTAAAGAGATACAACGGCACAATGGATGCATATCGGACTATTGCACGTGATGAGGGTGTTCGGGGGCTTTGGAAGG GCTGCATGCCAAACATCACAAGGAACGCGATtgtaaactgtgcagagctggtCACTTACGACATTATCAAGGAACTCATATTAAAACATGACCTCATGACAGGTATGAAACCTACAAACCCTATGTTTTTATTATGGCTATTTGTATGTTCTTGTTGTCTAACACATATGCCTTCATTAGATAACCTACCCTGCCACTTTACTGCTGCATTCGGAGCTGGTTTCTGCACCACGATTGTGGCATCTCCAGTAGACGTAGTAAAGACCCGCTTCATGAACTCAACTGCAGGCCAGTACAGCAGTGCACTAAACTGTGCCCTCGCTATGCTGACCAAAGAGGGACCAACAGCTTTCTATAAggg CTTTGTGCCCTCCTTCCTGCGCTTGGGATCCTGGAACATTGTGATGTTTGTTTCCTACGAGCAAATCAAGAGAGGTCTGACTAGAACGCAGAGCTCATGGGAGTCACCTTTCTGA